The following are encoded together in the Coturnix japonica isolate 7356 chromosome 8, Coturnix japonica 2.1, whole genome shotgun sequence genome:
- the MAGOH gene encoding protein mago nashi homolog — protein sequence MASDFYLRYYVGHKGKFGHEFLEFEFRPDGKLRYANNSNYKNDVMIRKEAYVHKSVMEELKRIIDDSEITKEDDALWPPPDRVGRQELEIVIGDEHISFTTSKIGSLIDVNQSKDPEGLRVFYYLVQDLKCLVFSLIGLHFKIKPI from the exons ATGGCGAGCGACTTCTACCTGCGGTATTACGTGGGGCACAAGGGGAAGTTCGGGCACGAGTTCCTCGAGTTCGAGTTCCGGCCCGACG GGAAACTGCGCTACGCCAACAACAGCAACTACAAGAACGACGTCATGATCCGCAAAGAG GCTTACGTGCACAAGAGTGTGATGGAGGAGCTGAAACGGATCATCGACGACAGCGAGATCACCAAAGAGGACGATGCGCTGTGGCCCCCTCCGGACAGGGTGGGACGACAG gagcTGGAAATAGTGATTGGTGACGAGCACATCTCCTTCACCACGTCAAAAATCGGTTCGCTCATCGATGTAAATCAATCCAA GGATCCAGAAGGTTTGAGAGTGTTCTACTACCTGGTCCAGGACCTCAAGTGTCTAGTCTTCAGCCTTATCGGACTACACTTCAAGATTAAGCCAATctaa